Genomic DNA from Pistricoccus aurantiacus:
CCGGGATGGCCAGGGCCGATATCCCATTGCAGCAGTTAGAGGACGTCCGGCACGAACTTCTGACGCGACTGGGACAGCTGATGACGGATGAAGACGTTCGCTTCCTTCTAACCTTCAAGCAGGGGGCGCCTGACTGGACGCTGCTTCCGCTGACGGGCGTCGATCGGCTTCCTGCCGTGCGCTGGAAGCTCGCCAACATCCAGAAGATGAAGTCCGACAAGCACCGTCAGTCTCTGGAGCTGTTGGAACAGGTTTTGGGCAGGCTGCAGATAGGCGCCTAGCGACGAGCACCAGCGGCTGCCTCGATAGCCTCAATTTTTTAGAAGACAAATTCAAGGTAGAACTGCTTTCGGTGAAACGCCTTATGAAGTCCAGAACCGGCCCAAATGGGGTGCATCTTTTCGATCGCCTTTCAGGTCTGAATGTCCTGCTAGATGAGTTGCGCCCGGAAAAGGCGGCGTGGTCGACGTCCCCCCGCCAGGTATCCATTGCACTCACCAATGTTTGCGACCTCCACTGTGCGTACTGCTACGCGCCGAAGCACAAAGCCTCGCTGCATACTGACCAAGTACTCGGATGGTTGAAGGAACTAGATAATGAGGGATGCTTCGGCATCGGATTTGGCGGCGGCGAACCCACGCTGCATCCTGATTTCGTCGACATATGCAAACGGGCTGCGAGAGAGACTCAACTCGCGGTCACCTTCACGACTCATGGTCATCGCCTGACGCCACAGCTGGTCGAGCACCTCAAGGGATCGATCCACTTCGCTCGCATTAGCGTTGACGGGGTAGGTCGCACCTACGAAAAGCAGCGTGGGAAGAAGTTTGCCAGCCTTCTCCGTGGTATGGAGTCAATTGCGAACTTGTCGCCCTTTGGGATTAATGTCGTGGTCAACGAGCACACGGT
This window encodes:
- a CDS encoding radical SAM protein — protein: MKSRTGPNGVHLFDRLSGLNVLLDELRPEKAAWSTSPRQVSIALTNVCDLHCAYCYAPKHKASLHTDQVLGWLKELDNEGCFGIGFGGGEPTLHPDFVDICKRAARETQLAVTFTTHGHRLTPQLVEHLKGSIHFARISVDGVGRTYEKQRGKKFASLLRGMESIANLSPFGINVVVNEHTVAELDVISELAQKVGASELLLLPQQATTAVASMDKMVGRALQDWVSNYRGKVRLAVSEVGASGLPTCDPLPDERGLQSYAHIDASGVLRASSYSPAGVKIGDASVLWALKQLRNTVEIKRENQS